The window GAAATATTATTTTTTTAAATGAATCGGTTTCAACCCAAAAATAATCTATTTTGATAAATTTCAATTATTCGATGTCCTACTGTTTTTTACACGATATGTATAATATTTATTCTGCTAGTTAGATGATATTTATTGTTTTTTTTACTTAAACGATTTGACAAAAATTCGCTAAATAGGCATGATTTATCGACTTGATATGTGATTTATTATATTGGCGAAAATACCCATAAAGTGGACACAATTGTGACGAAATGAAAAAAATAATTACCTACATACTGATGATTGTTGTTCTCTATTTTATGATCAGTAATATTGCGATTTACTATTATGCATCAAAATTAGTCGCTCTACCTAAAGCAGATACGTTAATTGTTTTAGGGGCAAGGATCACGGATAACTCATCTCAACCAGGTCACTCTTTACGGGAAAGGTTAGATCTGGCGACTGATTATTTAGTTAAAAATCCACTAACAAACGTGATTGTTTGTGGTGGTATTTTGCATGGTGAATCAGCGTCAGAAGCTAGTGTGATGCGTACTTATCTGCTAACAAAAGGGATCGCATCTGATCGTATCTATATTGAAGATCAATCCACTCGCACGGCTCATCAATTTATTTATCCTAAAAAAATGATGAAACTAGGCTCTGTCGTGGTGGTAACAAGTGACTTTCATATGTTACGTTCTATGATGCTTGCCAAACGTTCTGGCGTTGAGGATATTAGTGCATTAGTGGCAACATCACATTATGATAATCCTGACAAATTTATCGCACTATGGCGAGAGCCATTAGCACTCGCTAACTCCTTTCTATTTGATCACCCCAAATAGATCCAGGCAAATTTAAGTCAATTTTTACACTATAATCATGCTTTACATTAATATTTTAACGAAAAGTATCAAAGGTAGGGCGAATAAAATAGGTTGCTTCAAAGTCGCAAATTAGTACGATAAATCAGTGTGATTGGTTGAAATTAGTAAATATAAGCTTATATTATAATAGTGATTTTTTATTTTATTCTAGGGTATATTCCATGTCATTAGTACCAGCTTTGGAGTTAATAGGTCTCAAAAAAACTTATAGAAATGGGGTGCAAGCGTTAAAAGGCATTGACCTTACCGTCAAATCTGGTGATTTTTATGCACTACTGGGGCCAAATGGGGCTGGAAAATCCACTACGATCGGTATTATTAGTTCATTAGTAAATAAAACATCAGGTCAGGTTAAAATTTTTGGTTATGATTTAGAGTCTGATGTTGTCAATGCTAAACGGCAATTAGGATTAGTACCACAAGAGTTCAATTTTAATCCGTTTGAAACAGTCTTACAAATAGT is drawn from Orbaceae bacterium BiB and contains these coding sequences:
- a CDS encoding YdcF family protein, giving the protein MKKIITYILMIVVLYFMISNIAIYYYASKLVALPKADTLIVLGARITDNSSQPGHSLRERLDLATDYLVKNPLTNVIVCGGILHGESASEASVMRTYLLTKGIASDRIYIEDQSTRTAHQFIYPKKMMKLGSVVVVTSDFHMLRSMMLAKRSGVEDISALVATSHYDNPDKFIALWREPLALANSFLFDHPK